From a single Rutidosis leptorrhynchoides isolate AG116_Rl617_1_P2 chromosome 5, CSIRO_AGI_Rlap_v1, whole genome shotgun sequence genomic region:
- the LOC139849343 gene encoding uncharacterized protein, which yields MSDDLSDMLGVSCIYPMVLSQPLYTDRIKAIFKAHGIWESIEPGTEVDQKKDNAAIAYLYQSLPEDLILQVAGCTHAKEIWDAMKTRHLGVERVMEARLQTLKAEFEAARMKGNEKIDDFAAKLSGIASKSSALGTVIEETMLVRKILTAIPEKFLNMAATIEQLVDLKMDGTKERKGKTTLVEVEGMAKTPGVGAEVVDSLVVEEGVKAADKTFLLCFRCDAFGHFSSDCPTRKKREQANLTQARATELPVANDDKPALLMSVANQRSEKEVIHLSEKKDFPAKYESHDGGENMWYLDTGATNHMTGNKGLFSKLDTDIGGTVRFGDNSCVDIEGRGSILLTCKNGEQRLLTDILYISYLKTNIFSLGQAEEGGCVILIKHGFLYMFEVDGSLLMKVQRSPNRLYKINLEVGTPICLHAKIDDPAW from the exons ATGTCTGATGATTTATCTGATATGTTAGGTGTTAGTTGTATATATCCAATGGTATTGTCACAACCGTTATACACTGATCG GATCAAAGCGATTTTTAAGGCACATGGAATATGGGAATCAATTGAACCTGGAACTGAAGTCGATCAGAAAAAGGATAATGCTGCAATCGCTTATCTGTATCAGTCTTTACCTGAAGACTTGATTCTTCAAGTTGCAGGTTGCACCCATGCAAAGGAAATCTGGGATGCAATGAAGACCCGTCACCTTGGAGTTGAACGAGTAATGGAGGCTAGGCTTCAAACTCTTAAAGCTGAATTTGAAGCAGCAAGGATGAAAGGTAACGAAAAAATTGATGATTTTGCAGCAAAACTTTCTGGAATTGCCTCAAAATCATCTGCACTTGGAACCGTCATTGAGGAAACCATGTTGGTGAGAAAAATATTAACTGCCATACCAGAAAAATTCTTAAATATGGCAGCCACTATTGAACAACTGGTTGATCTCAAAATG GATGGGACtaaagaaagaaaagggaaaacaaCTTTGGTCGAGGTCGAGGGAATGGCCAAGACACCCGGGGTAGGCGCCGAGGTCGTGGACAGTTTGGTAGTCGAGGAAGGGGTTAAGGCCGCGGACAAAACTTTTTTGCTG TGTTTTCGATGTGATGCATTTGGACACTTCTCATCGGATTGTCCAACACGAAAGAAAAGAGAACAAGCAAATTTGACTCAAGCTAGAGCAACTGAACTACCAGTGGCTAATGATGACAAGCCTGCACTATTGATGTCCGTAGCCAATCAAAGAAGCGAGAAGGAAGTAATTCATCTAAGTGAAAAGAAGGATTTTCCAGCAAAGTATGAGTCACATGATGGTGGAGAAAACATGTGGTACTTAGATACTGGAGCAACAAACCACATGACAGGAAATAAAGGACTGTTTTCAAAACTTGATACGGATATTGGTGGTACAGTGAGATTTGGGGATAACTCATGTGTAGATATAGAAGGAAGAGGATCTATTCTTTTAACATGTAAGAATGGGGAACAACGTTTGTTGACCGACATACTTTATATCTCATACTTAAAAACTAACATATTTAGTCTTGGGCAAGCTGAAGAAGGGGGTTGTGTAATCTTGATCAAACATGGTTTCTTGTATATGTTTGAGGTAGATGGATCGCTGCTAATGAAGGTTCAAAGGTCCCCTAATCGGTTGTATAAAATTAATCTCGAGGTTGGGACACCAATATGTTTACATGCCAAGATTGATGATCCAGCATGGTAG